The DNA segment CGCTTACGGCAGAACGGCAAAGTTCTACGTATACTTTTGTTATGAATTCGGATACGGATGCTAATGCCAGATTGGAGTTTAATATGGGGGAGGCAGGCACCCTACCGATATGGATTGATGAGGTACGTTTAGTTAAAATTGCTGATCCTGACTCGAATACACCTCGTGATGCATTACCGAGTGGCAACTTGATTTATAATGGAACTTTCGATCAAGGGAAAGACCGCCTTGGCTTTTGGAAGATCAATGGTCCAGGCAGTGCGGATGCGTCCTATCATGTCGGAAGTGCGATAAATGATCGTAAGCTGTATGTGAAGCCGAGATCAGCCGGACAACCCGATGCACTTACCCTTAGTCAGGATCGGTTAAAGCTTACAGAAGGAAAAATGTACATTTTATCCTTTAGTGCGAGGGCGGAATCTTCTGTATCCATTGTGGCCCAAATCGGAAATGAGGATCAGTCGAATCTACATGCTGAGCAAGCTTTCACTATCGGTACAGATTCGCAAATTTATTCATGGATTTTTACAATGGGCCCGGTGAACGGTTCAAGCAATCTGGAATTTGGCTTGGGAGCTCTGACCAATTTCCTTGAGCTGGATAATGTGAGTTTGAAGGAAATGAGTCCACCTGTAGAGGTTAACGGTTCGAAGCGCATTGAAGCGGAAAATTATTCAGATATGAAAGGTGTACAAAAAGGAGACGACGGGTTAAGTGTGGGCTGGATCGACCCGGGCGACTGGATGCAGTATATTGTTGATGTTAAGAAAGCTGGAGAATATAAAATAGCCTACTTTGTTGCCTCTGGACATGAAGGTGGTGGATCACTGACCTTGCTTGGCAAGCAGGGCAGCGTATATACGCAGACACTCCCTGCAGGTGAAATTAATGAGGATGATGCTGATTTCAAATATACGTGGAACGTAGCCAATACGGGAGATTGGGGCGCTTTTAAATTGATGGAGCAAACCATTCAACTGAATGAAGGAATCCAGACATTACAAATATATGCTCCGCATGTGAATGTGGACTACTTCATACTGACGGATGTTCATCAAGAGCATTTCACTGGAAACTTAATCCGTAACGGGACATTTGATTCTGATGTCAGTGAGTGGCAGACCTACCAGTCGGATAACAAGTCCGATAAGCTCTCCATTGCTGCCAAGGATGGAGCGATGCATATTCAGCTCCCTGAAATAATGCCCGAAAGTTGGAATCAGCAGGTTTATCAAGACGGTCTCACGTTGGAGCAGGGGAAAGTCTACTCGGTGACCTTTGATGTCTATTCAACGGTAGATCGGCCGATTCAACTGGGTATAGGGTTTGTGGAACCTAGCAATAACTATGCATATACGGATTTCCTTAATGGCAATAAACCTACGATTTGGCTGACGAATGTGAAGCAGCAGTTGATTTAGAACGGACTAGGCCAGTAATACCCAGGAACGCTGGTATAAAATGATTCTTGAAAGGTACAGTCCAACAAGAGGTTTGGGTGGCTGTACCTTTTTCGTTATATCATTAGGGTATTATGGAGCAGCGTGAGCGCCGAATGCCCCGTTAACTATCAATCGTTAAGCTATGGCTCAGCGTGTGGATCTCCTAGTCTTTTGCGGGAGCTTGCACAGATGTACTATAATGGTAACCTAAGTGATGGACATAATTGGAAAGTATGACTTGTGATTTCTAGTGACGACCATATACGTAGAGAATATATAATTCAAGCGCTAGGGTGATAACATGTACGATCAACTAACCACTTATTGCTTATCCAAAAAAGGAGCTGTCCAGGATTATCCGTTCGGGCCCGATCCGTTGGTCATGAAGGTAGGAGGCAAAATGTTTGCGCTGCTGACCAAGGCGGGTGATGACAGGGAGGTACGCATTTCGCTGAAATGCGATCCCGTAATTGCGGCAAATTTAAGGGAGCAGCATGAGTGCGTTCTACCCGGATACCATTTGAATAAAAAACACTGGAACACAGTCATCGCGGATGGGCGTCTTCCTATGGGGGATTTGGAAACGATGATCGACCACTCCTATGACTTGGTGCTTGGCACGCTTACGAAGGCGGCGCGGGAGGCAGTACTTCTAAGAATCGACGGAAAGTAATTCAATTCTAAATAATTTGTTGCTGAGAGCGTCCTTTTTAATTATAATACTGAATTATCGTTCAGTAATCTGAAGGCGGTGATTCAGGAATGAATAAAAAGCAGCAGCAAAGTGAGCAGACGAAGAAGAAGATTGCCGAGGCATCCATGGCTTTATTCATACAGAAGGGCTACAGGGCGACATCGATTGAGGACATCGTGAAGGCAGCCGGCTGCAGCGCAGGCAACATTTATTATCATTTCAAGAATAAAGAGGGATTATTTCTTTATTTGATTGATGAATGGGACCTGGAATGGGAAGAGACCTGGTTAGCCAAGGAGCCGCTCTACCTGACTACGATCGATAGATTGTACGGCATGGCTGAGCATTTAGCGCTCGATCAGTTGAATCATCCGCTGACGAGAGCCGCCGATGAGTTTTATAATAACTCGGAGAAAGCGTCGGATGTGGAAGAACGAATAAACGAAATCGTCAAAGGTTATCTCACTTTTAACGAGCAATTGCTGCAGAAAGGGATCGATAACGACGAACTTAAGGTGACAAATGTGAAAGGACTCGCCATGATCCTGGACAGTCTTTTGCTAGGTTTAAGTCAGCATACACGAAATCTGGATAAGGAGGAGACGCTCGAGGCTTACCGATTGGCTATGAATGTGTTTTTGCATGGGGTCGCCAAGCCATCTGGATAGTTTGTTCTATAGTCGCAAGAAAAATGACCGCTAAATTTGGTCTATCTCATTTAAATTACGTCGATAGACGTTTTCTTTTTCTCATCATTTTGAATGAATATTCAGTATGTTTGCATACCATCTTTGGAGGAATTAAGCATGTCGTTAATGTTGAAAAATCGGGGAGCAGTACTGATCCTGATGTTGAATATTTTTCTGGTATTTATGGGGATTGGATTGATCATCCCGATTATGCCTAAGTTCATGAATAGTTTGGGCATTGGCGGGAGTACAATCGGCCTGCTAGTAGCAACCTTTTCGCTGACGCAGTTTCTATTTTCGCCGCTGGCCGGCCGGCTGGCTGACTCTTACGGAAGAAAGCGGATGATTGTCATCGGCATGATCGTATTTTCTTTTTCCGAAGTGCTATTCGGGTTAGCGAACGCGCCTGTGCTATTGTTTGTCTCAAGGATGCTCGGCGGCGTTAGCGCCGCGATGATCATGCCTGCGGTTATGGCTTACGTCGCGGACATTACGACGCAGGACGAGCGTGCTGCGGGGATGGGCTATATTAACGCGGCCATTACAACGGGCTTTATCATCGGGCCTGGAATCGGCGGATATATCGCCGAGTTTGGCATCCGCGTTCCGTTTTTTGCTGCGGGAGCTGTGGCGCTTATCGCGGGCTGTATTTCTTTGTTTATCCTGCGGGAGTCTCTCTCCGCCAAAAAAACATCATCCGACTCATCCGCGCCAACGGACAAAGAGGGCAGTCTTCTATCTCAATTGATCCGTTCCTATCGTGAGCCCTTTTTCCTAAGCTTGATTATCGTGTTTGTCATGTCTTTCGGACTAGCCAATTTTGAAACGGTCTTTGGACTGTTTGTCGATCATAAATTTGGGTTTGAGCCTGGAGATATTGCCTTTATCATTACTTTTGGCTCGATCGCCGGCGCCGTGGTTCAAGCTACGGCCTTTAGCTGGATTTTAAATCGCTTTGGCGAGAAAAACGTCATCTCGGTTTGCCTTTTATTTGCGGGCGTTTTCATTTTTATGACACTGTTTGTGCACAAGTTTTGGTTGATTTTTGCCGTTACCTTCATCGTCTTTCTGGCGATCGATATTTTACGACCGGCTATCGGTACCCAAATGTCGAAACTAGCTGCGGATCGACAAGGTTACGTTGCAGGCCTTAATTCAGCCTATACCAGTCTCGGCAATATTGCCGGGCCGATCCTAGCTGGATATTTGTTCGATATAGATATCAACTATCCGTATACTCTCGCCTGTATAGTTCTTCTAATCTGTTTCGGCTTATCCTTAAGAGCCGGTAAGCGAATGAAAGTGCCGTCTCCTGATCATCGTCCAAGCGCTAATTAATATACATAAGAGCGTGTAGATGAGTTACTAGATTTAATGCTCCCCACATGGCAATAGAATTCTCATTTGCCTATCTTGGGGGGAGCATTCTATTTTTCAGTAAAAGATAAGCAGCTATCTTCATGCAATGGAGCAGTAATCAGGGCATTACTTCATAAAACCACAAATCCTGTGCAAATTTTGAACAAGCAGCCGAATGAAATCGTGTATACGCAGACCATTTTGGATGAGCTTAGCAAAGCCGACCCGAGCATTCCAGCAGCACTTCCTGTCGCTCCAAGCGAGTTGTCCCGTTTTGAGCATTTTCATGATCGGAACTATGTCTATCCTGGAGGATTGGACAAGCGGTTTGATATGTATTTATGGGCTACGGCCAATTTTGGCGGCGGTGCTGGTGGTGACTGGGGGCAGCGTATGTCGGATGACTATATTTTAAGTACCGTGAATAACTATGAGGCTCATATTACGGAGCACGAGATCGGACATGGGTTCGGGCTGCCGGATTTTTATGGAGAACAGGATCGCCCACCCGGAGGTTTCCCTCTGCCAACCATTATGTGGGCAGGGGACTCCACAACAATTACGGAGTGGGACGCATGGTTGCTGCGGTATACCTGGAGCCAGCTCAAGAAGGATACGCAGCGCTTCTCGTTATAAAAGCAATCAATTTCTCACTTTCGAAAACTAGCGAAGACCCATTCCCTACTGTAAAGTAAATAGACTAAACAGATTAGTGTAAGTGGATTCTCATTGCTTCTGGCTGAAAATGATAGTTTACAGAGAAATATAGTTTCGGTTATAATAAATATATCTGAATACGATGGATGTAACACATGGTGGAGTCAGGCAATCTGGCACCGCCATGTGTTTTTTTTCGGAAATTTTTTGTAGGAGATGAAAAATGTTTATATTACAAATTGTTATTGTTTTACTTGCCACCAAAATTGCTGGTCAATTAAGTATCAGATTAGGGCAGCCTTCTGTATTAGGGAAAATTATTGTTGGGATCATTTTAGGGCCAGCATTACTAGGCTGGGTGCATGATACAGAATTAGTTAGTGTTTTTAGTCAAATTGGTGTTTTACTTTTAATGTTTTTAGCTGGGCTAGAAACAAATTTGAAGGATTTGAACGAGAATAAAAAAGCAGCTATACTTGTTGCCGTTGGCGGTATTGTTGTTCCTATTCTATTATCATATATAGGATCACAAATTTATGATTTTTCTACTGCAGAATCCATTTTTATAGGATTATTACTGTCAGCAACGTCTGTTAGTATTTCAGTTCAAACCTTGAGAGAACTTGGCTGGTTAAATAGTAAAGAAGGTTCTGCATTATTAGGTGCAGCTGTTTTAGACGATATTATTGTAGTCATATTAATAGCAGTCGCAATGAGTTTATTCGCTGGATCAGATGCAAGTCTTGCATTACTTATTGGTAAAAAAATTCTATTCTTTGTAGTAATTATTTTAGCTTCAAAATGGTTGGTTCCTAAATTTATTCAAGTGTTCTCGAAATTTAAAATCACTGAATCCATTTTAAGTGCTGGTTTAATTATTTGCTTTAGCTTTGCTTATTTTGCAGAATATGTTGGCGTTGCTGGTATTATTGGGTCATTCTTTGCCGGTATTGCAATTTCACAAACGAAATTTAAAGAGGAAATTGAACATCGAGTGGAACCTATCGCAAACGGTATTTTTGTACCATTCTTCTTTGTAAGTATTGGCTTAGCCGTTTCGTTTAACGGTATTGGTAGCCAAATCGGATTTATTATAGTATTCTCTGTACTTGCAATTTTGTCTAAGTTTATAGGGTCTGGACTTGGGGCTAGAATGTCTGGCTTCAATAATAAATCCTCAATGGGTGTTGGTGCTGGAATGATTTCAAGGGGAGAAGTTGCATTAATTTTAGCAGCAATGGGTTTAGAAAGTGGTTTACTGCCTTCAGAATATTATACTTCTATGATTATCGTTATAATCGTAACAACAATTGTTACACCGCCGTTATTAAAAGTGATTTTTGAAAATCGAAGTGAACAACGTATAGAGAGAGGAAGCCGAAATTTATAAATTTCGGCTTTTCTTATTGATGTATCTTTTTTAAAATTTAATTTTTGAGACAAGTTCTATGTTCCTACGTATTTATATATACAACATTCTAATTACATTACAGGTGGTGATTTAATGGAGTCTCTAATAAGCCATCCGCAACAGCGCTTATCCAAGGATGCAGTCAAGATATGGGTCATAAGCGAATTTATTACGAATCTCATTGGATTGATGATTTTGGCAATTTTACTTTATCTCGATCATCGTTATGAATGGAAAGCATGGATCGGTTGGATTCTAATTGGATTCACTGTATTTTCAGTGTTAAGTACAATATGGTCGTTTATAAATCCGTTCTTACTGTACAAAAATTGGCGTTATGACGTGAGTGAAGAGTTCTTGCAATTGAAATCAGGAGTATTCATTGAGAAGCATCAGCTTGTGCCGATGACCAAAATTCAATCGGTTGCAACCAAACAAGGCCCCTGTTAAGAAAATATGGATTATGCTCGCTTTCGATGGAAACTATGGGTTCATCCCATGCGATCCCCGCATTACCTAAAGAGGTTGCTGTCGAATTAAGGACTCAAATTGCTCATTATGCAAAAATTAAGGAAGTGGAGTCGTGATGAAAGCA comes from the Paenibacillus lentus genome and includes:
- a CDS encoding MmcQ/YjbR family DNA-binding protein, with translation MYDQLTTYCLSKKGAVQDYPFGPDPLVMKVGGKMFALLTKAGDDREVRISLKCDPVIAANLREQHECVLPGYHLNKKHWNTVIADGRLPMGDLETMIDHSYDLVLGTLTKAAREAVLLRIDGK
- a CDS encoding MFS transporter, with the protein product MSLMLKNRGAVLILMLNIFLVFMGIGLIIPIMPKFMNSLGIGGSTIGLLVATFSLTQFLFSPLAGRLADSYGRKRMIVIGMIVFSFSEVLFGLANAPVLLFVSRMLGGVSAAMIMPAVMAYVADITTQDERAAGMGYINAAITTGFIIGPGIGGYIAEFGIRVPFFAAGAVALIAGCISLFILRESLSAKKTSSDSSAPTDKEGSLLSQLIRSYREPFFLSLIIVFVMSFGLANFETVFGLFVDHKFGFEPGDIAFIITFGSIAGAVVQATAFSWILNRFGEKNVISVCLLFAGVFIFMTLFVHKFWLIFAVTFIVFLAIDILRPAIGTQMSKLAADRQGYVAGLNSAYTSLGNIAGPILAGYLFDIDINYPYTLACIVLLICFGLSLRAGKRMKVPSPDHRPSAN
- a CDS encoding cation:proton antiporter; its protein translation is MFILQIVIVLLATKIAGQLSIRLGQPSVLGKIIVGIILGPALLGWVHDTELVSVFSQIGVLLLMFLAGLETNLKDLNENKKAAILVAVGGIVVPILLSYIGSQIYDFSTAESIFIGLLLSATSVSISVQTLRELGWLNSKEGSALLGAAVLDDIIVVILIAVAMSLFAGSDASLALLIGKKILFFVVIILASKWLVPKFIQVFSKFKITESILSAGLIICFSFAYFAEYVGVAGIIGSFFAGIAISQTKFKEEIEHRVEPIANGIFVPFFFVSIGLAVSFNGIGSQIGFIIVFSVLAILSKFIGSGLGARMSGFNNKSSMGVGAGMISRGEVALILAAMGLESGLLPSEYYTSMIIVIIVTTIVTPPLLKVIFENRSEQRIERGSRNL
- a CDS encoding TetR/AcrR family transcriptional regulator, whose amino-acid sequence is MNKKQQQSEQTKKKIAEASMALFIQKGYRATSIEDIVKAAGCSAGNIYYHFKNKEGLFLYLIDEWDLEWEETWLAKEPLYLTTIDRLYGMAEHLALDQLNHPLTRAADEFYNNSEKASDVEERINEIVKGYLTFNEQLLQKGIDNDELKVTNVKGLAMILDSLLLGLSQHTRNLDKEETLEAYRLAMNVFLHGVAKPSG